The Mucilaginibacter mallensis genome has a segment encoding these proteins:
- a CDS encoding RNA polymerase sigma factor, protein MGEEELHQLIGGCKKQDRKSQKMLYKAFYGFAMGICLRYAGNRDEAAEVMNQGFFKIFTRIDSYDSAKPFKAWLGKIMINTSIDYYRSNLKMAYADDLEKAEHMSDGDMADKNLRYNDLLDMVQRLPQAYRTVFNLFAIEGYSHEEIGEMLNINAGTSKSNLHKARQKLKQMVFEADAMANKTNYNRGMDFNSIVAINGTDNLRSFFFNNNIRG, encoded by the coding sequence ATGGGCGAAGAAGAGCTACATCAACTGATCGGGGGCTGTAAAAAGCAGGATAGGAAAAGCCAGAAGATGCTTTATAAAGCGTTCTATGGCTTTGCTATGGGGATATGCTTGCGCTACGCCGGCAACAGGGATGAGGCTGCAGAAGTGATGAATCAGGGTTTTTTCAAGATATTTACACGCATTGACAGCTATGATAGCGCCAAGCCTTTTAAGGCATGGCTGGGTAAAATAATGATCAATACTTCAATAGATTACTACCGCTCGAATCTTAAAATGGCTTATGCTGATGATCTTGAAAAGGCCGAGCATATGAGCGATGGCGATATGGCCGATAAAAACCTGAGATATAATGATCTTTTGGATATGGTGCAACGGCTTCCGCAAGCGTATAGAACGGTATTTAATCTTTTTGCAATTGAAGGTTACTCGCATGAGGAGATAGGCGAAATGCTGAATATAAATGCCGGTACATCTAAATCAAACCTGCATAAAGCAAGGCAAAAGCTAAAACAAATGGTTTTTGAGGCCGATGCAATGGCTAATAAAACTAATTATAACAGGGGGATGGATTTTAATTCAATAGTAGCAATAAATGGGACAGACAATTTGAGGTCATTTTTCTTCAACAATAACATCAGGGGATGA